A single genomic interval of Cupriavidus necator harbors:
- a CDS encoding tandem-95 repeat protein, whose protein sequence is MHNTAKDLGRPLTGAQVEKIKLDMAKGYLDALYQQTIDGSLPVTRDIDSREVWNFHRQVFKDNGLPPSAWTLDTPFRLMEKMGGPAQVERFWSMLRDTGGGYSDALAANTATLAFMYGASTSPDPVVRAMASDWLEKAPGIASGKELQNFMDAVGRIDQAGFFESMGVDAANTLREIGSHVQDQFKQLLDRLPFSDARGAIGVGNALAGLGGDRIQLADHSGTHSDAATPTEEMLAAQHQAFAERAAHWQGTIEHLYGRDVTLYTLGDGTLVLVDGQRNVLATVATDDGNVRLTGLHGEMVTVSAGGELDLTGPAIGGLPFDEHDTRPDSQPTPVPEAISPVDALGSVQSMLSLIQAIESGDTKAIVAASAAMLINLDRLGSGKLLPDGVGVGLNALAAGLNLFNAIQDGNGLGIAAASTNLGSQAAAIYANALKEQGIVAFQAESASAGTLLDSAATTGQIAGGLALVASIVTLVMAIEDGNEYQVAGAALSTIAAGMTVAGYTSYCPPVAFAAIAVTMIGSMLSAKDLPTLEGEATAVWNPDGSIHVLKTTDAEDGGATPANILQSLIDALQVSLAQQVDANGNPLYAIIPQRLPTIGYLFDPDGARLNDNGGQLYLKWIDDNGQEQRRYYDGAGLRYDTSQATIAQQFMQQAFAAIVPAWEAESVLAHMRESGVVTAPATGSIEENRSRAGLQLHSPDWHEAKADAGMPEADADGIRQHFTALTVDLKPELPAGVNPGRIGKNVDLDGYIEQTDWVNANQGILSIDVNGDGRIGQNEILTNDPDASAAHARNSVQWLDVNHDGKLDTSDPAFAALGIWLDVNRNGQTDQGEFASFLDRGIASLDFTSTPPVLRAADGSVMMVTEHHLTADVRGDAYQVAFVDTDGDGRLDAFAGMLHAKEGGETVLNAVVTHDYTGEAGHTHGGVALEDASAEMQVAEGDSRIKTASDKQHEQTLAEDAIVAGDDRVADGEGTTPVGRATATRVEPDDSRLTSKDPNPGRPAQRTDTVRPADGRVTSAPPASPTDAFAAIRDQWIKSSDSLFAGTGALLGVAAGAVTGVANAAEGGGQPDAPAPAIDTTGNNTISRLPVELGTTVDSPDQPQPTVAQPPFVQVPVNALPPATRPVGSEATLGSPVEVTLDLIRSVPAVGVNYDAASDDTILTTTPGRVAAGPNGEDIQIIAPDVADEQVAGIEDTRYAIDAAVLLANDTSRDVLTQPLRLINVYGGENGTVTLTLLPDGSQRIVFTPDPDYWGPARFRYTVEDEYGLQATGRVYLDIAPVNDAPVTAGETAAFDEDTGLLFTSGQLLANDFDVDTPTIGDVLSILRVSNATHGLVALDAHGNVRFLPDQDYFGPASFVYWVSDGNGGLTPATVNLEIRPVNDVPVVAGETVATDEDTILLIEQATLLANDWDVDNPHSDLTVFSVRNGQHGTVELTPEGQIRFVPEQDFFGTATFFYTVYDGAGGYTEAMATVDLAPVNDAPIVTGEDFRGNEDEVAAFTAASLLANDRDVDDAQATLTLVAVGNAQHGEVRLNADGAVTFIPEADYFGAASFEYTVSDPHGAITTGRVDIDLAPVNDAPRLRDDVIASNEDTALTIDVAALLANDTDVDNPPEALSITRVNGATHGTVSLNPDGTIRFVPDPNFFGDASFTYEVSDGVGGVSTATATIHVAPVNDAPIANDNIVDGRRGVAITLTAAALLADDFDIDNPHGDLRIVGVSGAEHGTVRLNADGSVTFLPEPGFGGYPGAQGHFTYTISDGVGGFAMATTTINLEKINTTPVAVDDGFSGYENTPFVINTAQFLANDADPDGDALAVTQVANAQHGTVEIQADGQVRFTPDHDFYGQASFQYLVSDPYGGQTWATAFLHVEHVNKAPIIESVEYGRAIFGYYVGPPVVVGKAAPGAGAGSAGQYVYSDGPVFQPVYDEALALSLNLQGQLFDAGGRPYTPSHYQNGMLKPLALDQMDGDYFFAGASYESDRVLVPANDPRRETGRIIAYDPDGDTAAIVISIVQAPQHGYAYANTYRETEYGFEHSGELVSRYANWQYESHAGDPYTGTDAFTIRIADAQGAFMDVVINATHKGTNASGGYTPLVIDLNGNGVELLAADQSNVRADANHDGQPEQIGWAAATDGVLGFDADGDGKIIVEETRLTNFAPGTKTDLEALATFDTNGDGRISKEDAAWSQFKVVQDVNGNGEFSEAEHKTLDQAGIASIALQRQGEAHLDHGNVVFGTVEVTHTDGSKSEAADVMFAGKDVPLPGFALYLEEVQQGIAPNEPIDAAFAADAVAQLLATAETPSSACPYPPHSAEAVQWSCLQWNKLLTTADGSQAPGGFVPPREDTLAEMMDRAAQASAVDLGMGQPS, encoded by the coding sequence ATGCACAACACTGCCAAGGACCTGGGGAGGCCGTTGACTGGGGCGCAGGTTGAGAAGATTAAGCTGGACATGGCAAAAGGCTATCTTGATGCGCTGTATCAACAGACTATCGACGGTAGTCTGCCTGTCACACGTGACATCGATAGCAGGGAAGTCTGGAACTTTCACCGCCAGGTCTTCAAAGACAATGGTCTTCCCCCTTCCGCCTGGACCCTAGATACCCCCTTCCGCCTGATGGAGAAAATGGGTGGCCCGGCACAAGTCGAGCGGTTCTGGAGCATGCTGCGCGACACGGGTGGTGGTTACAGCGACGCACTTGCGGCCAACACCGCCACGCTGGCGTTCATGTACGGCGCATCGACCTCGCCTGATCCGGTGGTGCGCGCCATGGCAAGCGATTGGCTGGAAAAGGCACCGGGCATAGCGTCCGGGAAAGAGTTGCAGAATTTCATGGATGCTGTTGGTCGAATCGACCAGGCAGGCTTCTTCGAATCCATGGGAGTGGATGCAGCCAATACCTTGCGGGAAATTGGCAGTCATGTCCAAGATCAATTCAAGCAATTGCTCGATAGGTTGCCGTTCTCGGACGCCCGCGGCGCTATCGGTGTTGGCAATGCGCTAGCTGGGCTTGGTGGGGATCGCATTCAGCTTGCTGACCATAGTGGCACGCATTCCGATGCAGCTACGCCTACAGAGGAAATGCTTGCCGCTCAACATCAGGCTTTTGCTGAGCGGGCCGCCCACTGGCAAGGCACCATTGAGCATCTCTATGGCAGGGACGTTACCCTCTACACTCTCGGAGACGGCACACTAGTGCTGGTGGATGGGCAGCGCAATGTGCTTGCTACTGTGGCAACCGACGACGGTAATGTCCGCCTTACTGGCTTGCATGGTGAGATGGTCACTGTTAGCGCAGGCGGTGAGCTGGACCTGACAGGCCCAGCTATCGGTGGTCTGCCATTCGACGAGCATGATACGCGGCCTGACTCGCAGCCCACACCCGTGCCAGAGGCAATAAGCCCTGTGGACGCGCTTGGCAGCGTCCAAAGCATGCTGTCCCTGATCCAGGCAATCGAATCCGGCGACACGAAGGCGATTGTGGCCGCCAGCGCAGCGATGCTGATCAATCTGGATCGCCTCGGCAGCGGCAAACTTTTGCCCGATGGCGTCGGCGTCGGACTGAATGCCCTCGCTGCTGGCCTGAACCTGTTCAACGCCATTCAAGACGGCAACGGACTGGGCATCGCTGCTGCCAGTACCAACCTCGGCAGCCAGGCGGCAGCCATCTACGCCAACGCGCTCAAGGAACAAGGAATTGTTGCATTCCAGGCTGAGTCGGCATCCGCTGGCACTCTGCTGGATAGCGCTGCGACGACAGGGCAGATTGCTGGTGGGCTGGCGCTGGTCGCAAGCATTGTCACGCTGGTAATGGCCATCGAGGATGGCAATGAGTATCAGGTTGCCGGGGCGGCACTGAGTACCATCGCTGCGGGCATGACGGTGGCAGGCTATACCTCCTATTGCCCACCTGTTGCCTTCGCGGCTATCGCCGTGACAATGATCGGCTCAATGCTGTCCGCAAAGGATCTTCCGACGCTAGAAGGTGAAGCCACCGCTGTGTGGAATCCGGACGGCAGCATTCACGTGCTCAAGACCACCGATGCCGAGGACGGCGGCGCGACGCCTGCCAACATCCTGCAAAGCCTGATCGACGCCCTGCAGGTGTCGCTTGCCCAGCAGGTGGATGCCAACGGCAACCCACTTTACGCCATCATTCCACAGCGCCTGCCGACCATCGGCTATCTCTTCGATCCTGATGGGGCGCGCCTGAACGATAACGGCGGTCAGCTGTATCTCAAGTGGATCGACGACAACGGCCAGGAGCAGAGACGCTACTATGATGGCGCTGGTTTGCGCTATGACACCAGCCAGGCGACCATTGCGCAGCAGTTCATGCAGCAGGCGTTCGCTGCCATCGTCCCGGCCTGGGAAGCGGAATCGGTGCTCGCCCACATGCGCGAATCTGGCGTCGTCACTGCTCCGGCAACGGGCAGCATTGAAGAGAACCGGTCGCGAGCTGGCCTGCAACTGCACAGCCCGGATTGGCATGAGGCTAAGGCCGACGCAGGCATGCCTGAGGCAGACGCTGACGGCATCCGCCAGCATTTTACTGCGCTGACGGTCGACCTGAAGCCGGAACTGCCTGCAGGTGTGAACCCTGGCCGGATCGGCAAGAACGTCGATCTGGACGGCTACATCGAGCAGACGGACTGGGTGAACGCCAACCAGGGCATCCTCTCCATCGATGTGAACGGCGATGGCAGGATCGGGCAGAACGAGATCCTGACCAACGACCCGGATGCCTCCGCCGCCCATGCCCGCAACAGCGTGCAATGGCTCGATGTCAACCACGACGGCAAGCTGGACACTTCCGACCCGGCCTTTGCCGCCCTGGGCATCTGGCTGGACGTTAACCGCAACGGCCAGACCGATCAGGGCGAGTTCGCATCGTTCCTCGACCGGGGTATCGCCAGCCTGGATTTCACCAGCACGCCACCCGTCCTGCGCGCCGCCGATGGCAGCGTCATGATGGTCACCGAGCACCACCTGACAGCGGATGTGCGCGGCGACGCCTATCAGGTGGCGTTTGTGGACACGGACGGCGATGGCCGGCTCGATGCCTTTGCCGGCATGCTGCACGCGAAGGAAGGCGGCGAGACGGTCCTGAATGCCGTCGTCACTCATGATTACACGGGCGAAGCTGGCCATACCCATGGCGGCGTAGCCTTGGAAGACGCCAGCGCTGAGATGCAAGTTGCCGAAGGCGACAGTCGCATCAAAACCGCCAGCGACAAGCAGCACGAGCAGACGCTTGCCGAAGACGCGATCGTCGCTGGCGATGACCGCGTGGCTGATGGCGAGGGCACGACCCCGGTCGGGCGGGCTACTGCCACCCGTGTCGAGCCGGATGACAGCCGCCTGACCTCGAAGGACCCAAATCCCGGCAGGCCTGCGCAGCGTACTGACACGGTGCGCCCGGCGGACGGCCGTGTTACCAGCGCTCCGCCAGCTAGCCCAACTGATGCCTTCGCTGCGATCCGCGATCAGTGGATCAAGAGCAGCGACAGCCTGTTTGCGGGCACCGGCGCGCTGCTGGGTGTCGCGGCGGGTGCCGTGACCGGCGTTGCCAACGCGGCAGAAGGTGGCGGGCAGCCTGATGCGCCAGCCCCCGCTATCGATACAACCGGCAACAACACCATCAGCCGCCTGCCGGTGGAACTTGGAACGACGGTTGATTCGCCGGACCAGCCGCAACCGACTGTGGCTCAGCCGCCCTTTGTACAGGTGCCAGTCAACGCCTTGCCACCGGCGACGCGCCCGGTTGGCAGCGAGGCAACGCTCGGGTCGCCAGTCGAAGTCACTTTGGATCTGATCAGATCAGTGCCGGCGGTTGGTGTCAATTACGATGCCGCAAGTGACGATACGATCCTGACCACAACGCCCGGCCGCGTGGCAGCTGGGCCGAACGGCGAGGATATTCAGATCATCGCGCCGGACGTAGCCGATGAGCAGGTCGCAGGCATCGAGGACACGCGCTATGCCATCGATGCGGCAGTGCTGCTGGCCAACGATACCTCGCGCGACGTCCTGACCCAGCCACTGCGCCTGATCAACGTCTACGGCGGCGAGAATGGCACGGTGACCCTGACACTGCTGCCCGACGGCAGCCAGCGCATTGTGTTCACCCCTGACCCAGACTATTGGGGGCCGGCGCGTTTCCGCTACACCGTCGAGGATGAGTATGGCCTGCAGGCGACTGGCCGCGTCTACTTGGACATTGCGCCGGTCAATGATGCGCCGGTCACTGCCGGTGAAACGGCCGCTTTCGATGAAGATACCGGCCTGCTGTTCACCTCGGGACAGCTGCTTGCCAACGATTTCGATGTGGATACGCCCACCATCGGCGACGTGCTGAGCATCCTGCGTGTTTCGAATGCCACGCACGGCCTGGTGGCCCTCGATGCCCACGGCAACGTGCGCTTCCTGCCTGACCAGGATTACTTCGGGCCGGCCAGCTTTGTCTACTGGGTGTCGGATGGTAACGGCGGCTTGACGCCCGCTACCGTCAACCTCGAAATCCGCCCCGTCAATGACGTGCCGGTGGTGGCGGGTGAAACCGTCGCCACCGACGAGGACACCATACTGCTGATCGAGCAGGCGACGCTGCTGGCCAACGACTGGGACGTGGATAACCCCCACTCGGACCTGACCGTGTTCTCGGTGCGCAACGGCCAGCACGGCACGGTCGAGCTGACCCCCGAAGGACAGATCCGCTTCGTGCCGGAGCAGGACTTCTTCGGCACCGCGACCTTCTTCTACACCGTCTACGACGGCGCGGGCGGCTATACCGAGGCGATGGCCACGGTCGATCTGGCGCCGGTCAATGACGCGCCGATCGTGACTGGCGAGGACTTCCGTGGCAATGAGGACGAGGTAGCGGCCTTCACCGCGGCCAGCTTGCTTGCCAATGACCGGGACGTGGACGATGCGCAAGCCACGCTCACGCTGGTAGCGGTCGGCAACGCCCAGCACGGCGAAGTGCGTCTGAATGCCGACGGAGCCGTCACCTTTATCCCGGAAGCGGATTACTTCGGTGCCGCCAGCTTCGAATACACCGTGTCGGACCCGCACGGCGCCATCACCACCGGGCGGGTGGACATTGACTTGGCTCCCGTCAATGATGCTCCGCGGCTGCGCGACGATGTGATTGCGAGCAACGAGGACACCGCGCTGACCATAGATGTCGCCGCACTGCTTGCCAATGATACGGATGTGGACAACCCACCGGAGGCGCTTTCCATCACCCGCGTCAACGGCGCCACGCACGGTACCGTGTCGCTGAACCCGGACGGGACCATCCGTTTTGTGCCCGATCCAAATTTCTTTGGTGATGCCAGTTTCACGTATGAAGTGAGCGATGGCGTGGGGGGCGTCTCGACCGCGACGGCGACTATTCACGTGGCGCCAGTCAATGATGCGCCGATCGCCAATGACAATATCGTGGACGGACGCAGGGGCGTGGCCATTACGCTGACCGCGGCGGCCTTGTTGGCGGATGACTTCGACATCGACAACCCGCATGGCGATCTGCGCATTGTGGGCGTGTCCGGGGCCGAGCACGGCACTGTGCGACTGAATGCGGACGGCTCGGTGACCTTCCTGCCGGAGCCTGGCTTTGGCGGCTACCCGGGTGCACAAGGCCACTTCACCTACACCATCTCGGATGGTGTAGGCGGCTTTGCCATGGCGACCACGACCATCAACCTGGAGAAGATCAACACGACACCGGTCGCGGTTGATGATGGCTTCTCGGGCTATGAGAACACGCCGTTCGTCATCAATACGGCGCAATTTCTTGCCAATGACGCGGACCCGGATGGCGACGCGCTCGCAGTCACCCAGGTTGCCAATGCGCAGCACGGTACGGTCGAGATCCAGGCCGATGGCCAAGTCCGGTTCACGCCTGACCACGACTTCTATGGGCAAGCGTCCTTTCAGTACCTGGTGTCCGATCCCTACGGAGGGCAGACCTGGGCCACGGCCTTCCTGCATGTTGAGCATGTGAACAAGGCGCCGATCATCGAGTCCGTCGAGTATGGTCGCGCCATCTTTGGGTATTACGTCGGCCCGCCGGTCGTGGTGGGCAAGGCTGCTCCGGGTGCAGGTGCGGGCTCTGCCGGGCAGTATGTATACAGTGATGGCCCTGTCTTTCAGCCAGTCTATGACGAAGCACTGGCCTTGTCGCTGAACTTGCAAGGCCAACTGTTTGATGCCGGCGGGCGGCCTTATACACCATCGCACTATCAGAATGGCATGCTCAAGCCACTGGCACTAGACCAGATGGATGGCGACTACTTTTTCGCGGGGGCAAGCTATGAGTCAGATCGGGTTCTTGTCCCCGCCAATGATCCCCGAAGAGAAACGGGCCGGATCATTGCCTACGATCCAGATGGCGATACAGCGGCCATTGTCATATCGATTGTTCAGGCGCCGCAACACGGTTACGCCTATGCCAACACCTATCGGGAAACCGAATATGGCTTTGAACACTCAGGTGAGCTCGTCAGCCGCTATGCCAACTGGCAGTACGAGAGCCATGCGGGAGACCCTTACACCGGTACTGACGCCTTCACCATCCGTATTGCCGATGCTCAGGGGGCATTCATGGACGTGGTGATTAACGCTACCCACAAGGGCACCAATGCAAGTGGCGGCTACACGCCCCTCGTGATAGACCTGAATGGCAACGGCGTGGAGTTGCTAGCGGCGGATCAATCCAACGTCAGGGCCGACGCGAATCATGACGGCCAGCCTGAGCAAATCGGATGGGCCGCCGCGACCGACGGCGTACTAGGCTTCGATGCCGACGGCGACGGCAAGATCATTGTGGAAGAGACGCGCCTGACCAATTTCGCGCCCGGCACGAAGACAGACCTTGAGGCGCTGGCCACCTTCGACACCAATGGCGACGGCAGGATCAGCAAGGAAGACGCTGCCTGGAGCCAGTTCAAGGTAGTGCAGGACGTCAATGGCAATGGCGAGTTCAGCGAGGCCGAGCACAAGACACTGGATCAGGCTGGCATTGCCTCCATCGCACTCCAGCGACAGGGCGAGGCCCACCTCGATCATGGCAACGTCGTGTTCGGCACGGTGGAGGTCACGCACACCGATGGCAGCAAGAGTGAGGCCGCAGACGTGATGTTCGCTGGCAAGGATGTGCCGCTGCCCGGCTTCGCCCTGTACCTGGAAGAGGTCCAGCAGGGAATCGCGCCGAACGAGCCGATCGATGCTGCCTTTGCCGCCGACGCCGTGGCACAGCTGCTCGCCACCGCCGAGACGCCATCTTCAGCTTGTCCCTATCCGCCGCACAGCGCGGAAGCCGTGCAATGGAGTTGCCTCCAGTGGAACAAGCTGCTGACGACGGCCGATGGGTCTCAGGCCCCTGGCGGCTTTGTCCCTCCGCGTGAGGACACCCTTGCCGAAATGATGGACCGCGCCGCACAGGCCAGCGCGGTGGACTTGGGCATGGGCCAACCGTCATGA
- a CDS encoding NAD(P)H-dependent oxidoreductase produces MNVLLVYAHPEPRSLNGAIRDFAVQRLRDAGHQVQVSDLYAMQWKAQLDGADTKAQPGNAPFHPSLDSKHAFENGLQSDDIAHEQEKLRWADAVILQFPLWWFSMPAILKGWVERVYAYGFAYGVGEHSDERWGDRYGEGSLAGKRAMLIVTTGGWESHYSPRGINGPIDDILFPIHHGILYYPGSDVLPPYLVYRTSKVDEARFAGIREELGQRLDMLGTTAPIPFRRQNAGDYRIPQLTLREEVEPGAVGFAAHVQ; encoded by the coding sequence ATGAACGTATTGCTTGTGTATGCCCACCCGGAACCGAGGTCGCTTAACGGCGCGATCCGCGACTTTGCCGTGCAGCGCTTGCGCGATGCCGGGCACCAGGTCCAGGTCTCGGACCTGTATGCGATGCAGTGGAAGGCCCAGCTCGACGGCGCCGACACCAAGGCGCAGCCGGGCAACGCACCCTTCCACCCGTCACTGGATTCCAAGCACGCCTTCGAGAACGGGCTGCAGAGCGATGACATTGCGCATGAGCAGGAAAAGCTGCGCTGGGCCGACGCCGTGATCCTGCAGTTCCCGCTGTGGTGGTTCTCGATGCCGGCCATCCTGAAGGGCTGGGTCGAGCGCGTCTATGCCTATGGTTTTGCCTACGGCGTGGGTGAGCACTCCGACGAGCGCTGGGGCGACCGCTATGGCGAGGGCAGCCTCGCCGGCAAGCGTGCCATGCTGATTGTCACGACCGGCGGCTGGGAGTCGCACTACAGCCCGCGCGGGATCAATGGCCCGATCGACGACATCCTGTTCCCGATCCATCACGGAATCCTGTACTACCCCGGGTCTGACGTGCTGCCGCCGTACCTGGTGTATCGGACCAGCAAGGTTGATGAGGCGCGCTTTGCGGGGATTCGCGAGGAATTGGGCCAGCGGCTGGATATGCTGGGGACGACCGCACCGATCCCCTTCCGGCGGCAGAACGCGGGGGACTACCGGATTCCGCAACTGACGCTGCGTGAGGAGGTTGAGCCGGGGGCAGTGGGGTTCGCGGCGCATGTGCAATAG
- a CDS encoding LysR family transcriptional regulator, whose translation MNNLRRLDLNLLVTLDVLLSEHNVTRAAQRLHLSQPSVSVHLSRLRDYFGDPLLLPGPRGMRPTAKAESLREPLREALAALEHAVSSDTPFDPAASTHTWRVAATDYGESTIVLPALQALRMAAPGARLAVVEMVPPRIARQAERAELDLAFHTTDGSPPGLHRRALFTERYVLVGRAGHPRLKRRPTLAQFCALDHVIVSPDGGGFYGVTDEALVLAGMQRRVVLSVPHFLFVTSAVASTDLVAMLPERLVRGVPGLKVVEPPVEVPGYEMSMLWPERVHRDPAHSWLRELIVTSV comes from the coding sequence ATGAATAATCTCAGACGGCTGGACCTGAACCTGCTGGTGACGCTGGATGTGCTGCTGTCCGAGCACAACGTGACCCGCGCGGCGCAGCGGCTGCACCTGTCGCAGCCTTCGGTCAGCGTCCACTTGTCGAGGCTGCGCGATTACTTCGGTGACCCGCTGCTGTTGCCGGGCCCGCGCGGCATGCGTCCCACCGCCAAGGCGGAATCGCTGCGCGAACCGTTGCGCGAAGCGCTGGCCGCGCTGGAGCATGCGGTCTCGTCCGATACGCCGTTCGATCCCGCCGCCTCGACCCACACCTGGCGCGTGGCTGCGACCGACTACGGCGAATCGACCATCGTGCTGCCGGCGCTGCAGGCGCTGCGCATGGCGGCGCCCGGCGCGCGCCTGGCCGTGGTCGAGATGGTGCCGCCGCGCATCGCCCGGCAGGCCGAGCGTGCCGAACTGGACCTGGCCTTCCATACCACCGATGGCTCGCCGCCGGGCCTGCACCGGCGTGCGCTGTTTACCGAGCGCTATGTGCTGGTGGGCCGCGCCGGCCATCCGCGGCTGAAGCGGCGGCCCACGCTGGCGCAGTTCTGCGCGCTCGACCATGTGATTGTGTCGCCGGACGGTGGCGGCTTCTACGGCGTCACCGACGAGGCGCTGGTACTGGCCGGCATGCAGCGGCGTGTGGTGCTGTCAGTGCCCCACTTCCTGTTTGTCACGTCGGCCGTTGCCAGCACCGATCTGGTGGCGATGCTGCCCGAGCGGCTGGTGCGCGGCGTGCCGGGACTGAAGGTGGTGGAACCACCAGTCGAAGTGCCGGGCTATGAGATGTCGATGTTGTGGCCAGAGCGCGTGCATCGCGATCCGGCGCATAGTTGGCTGCGTGAACTCATCGTCACATCGGTCTGA
- a CDS encoding nuclear transport factor 2 family protein, whose protein sequence is MTYSETGLTSRHVAALAPIEDYLQGHITGKAEFMYKAFAADARIVSFRDGKLHSLTVEEFASARCPGHPAADEAQRKRFITQFDVVGNAGVAKVVLEYPGVTFTDYMTLLEIDGVWKIVNKTFSAAPR, encoded by the coding sequence ATGACGTATTCAGAAACGGGCCTGACTTCCCGCCACGTGGCCGCGCTCGCGCCGATCGAGGATTACCTGCAGGGCCATATCACCGGCAAGGCCGAGTTCATGTACAAGGCGTTTGCCGCCGACGCGCGCATCGTCTCGTTCCGTGATGGCAAGCTGCATTCGCTGACGGTCGAGGAATTCGCCTCGGCGCGCTGCCCCGGCCATCCCGCGGCAGACGAGGCGCAGCGCAAGCGCTTTATCACGCAGTTCGATGTGGTGGGCAATGCGGGCGTCGCCAAGGTGGTGCTTGAATACCCGGGCGTGACCTTCACCGACTACATGACGCTGCTGGAGATCGACGGCGTCTGGAAGATCGTCAACAAGACTTTCAGCGCCGCACCGCGCTGA
- a CDS encoding RidA family protein produces MPVARPNPSLSLINPEGLYDPRPNGYSHVAMVEGPARIVYIAGQGGEDAAGCLPLDFPRQVARAMQNLRIALQAAGADVGDVAKLTVLVVDHSHDRLRTFGAALREMWGDKPTPACTLIPVPRLALDNMLFEIEATAVLPG; encoded by the coding sequence ATGCCGGTTGCCCGCCCCAATCCCTCGCTGAGCCTCATCAATCCCGAGGGCCTGTACGACCCGCGGCCCAACGGCTATTCGCATGTGGCCATGGTGGAAGGCCCGGCCCGCATCGTCTATATCGCGGGGCAGGGCGGTGAGGACGCGGCCGGCTGCCTGCCGCTCGATTTCCCGCGCCAGGTGGCACGCGCCATGCAGAACCTGCGCATCGCGCTGCAAGCGGCAGGCGCCGACGTGGGCGATGTGGCCAAGCTCACGGTGCTGGTGGTCGACCACTCGCACGACCGCCTGCGCACCTTCGGTGCGGCGCTGCGCGAGATGTGGGGCGACAAGCCAACGCCGGCCTGCACGCTGATCCCGGTGCCGCGGCTGGCGCTGGACAACATGCTGTTCGAGATCGAAGCGACGGCGGTGCTGCCGGGCTGA
- the soxR gene encoding redox-sensitive transcriptional activator SoxR produces MASANKPPSPRRRRAAPSEELLSVGEVAARTGIAVSALHFYESRGLIASTRSGGNQRRYARAVLRRLAVIRVAQRMGLPLAVIADAMQKLPDGRAPTAADWRRLSASWRDDLDERIRTLTQLRDQLDGCIGCGCLSLKACPLRNPHDALAGEGPGPHFPPTAMSAGKPADR; encoded by the coding sequence ATGGCCTCCGCGAACAAGCCCCCCTCACCGCGCCGGCGCCGTGCCGCGCCTTCCGAAGAACTGCTCTCCGTCGGCGAAGTCGCCGCGCGCACGGGCATTGCCGTATCCGCCCTGCATTTCTATGAATCGCGTGGCCTGATCGCCAGCACCCGCAGCGGCGGCAACCAGCGCCGCTATGCGCGTGCCGTGCTGCGGCGCCTGGCCGTGATCCGCGTGGCGCAGCGCATGGGGTTGCCGCTGGCGGTGATCGCCGATGCCATGCAGAAGCTGCCGGACGGGCGTGCGCCCACCGCGGCCGACTGGCGCCGGCTGTCGGCGAGCTGGCGCGATGACCTGGATGAACGGATCCGGACGCTCACGCAATTGCGTGACCAGCTGGATGGGTGTATCGGGTGCGGGTGTCTGTCGTTGAAGGCGTGCCCGTTGCGGAACCCGCATGACGCGCTGGCCGGGGAAGGGCCGGGGCCGCATTTCCCGCCTACTGCAATGTCTGCAGGTAAGCCAGCAGATCGCTGA
- a CDS encoding c-type cytochrome — protein sequence MRRTAFVLLALAAFTAVPTAATAADIQAGKALFATRCASCHHVGRNARAGFGPQLNGIFGRAAGGTSDFQYSEAMRASKVVWSHDTLRAFIHSPGKVVPGTKMRFWGLSDDKQISDLLAYLQTLQ from the coding sequence ATGCGCCGTACCGCCTTTGTCCTGCTGGCCCTGGCCGCCTTCACCGCCGTCCCCACCGCAGCCACTGCCGCCGATATCCAGGCCGGCAAGGCACTCTTCGCCACGCGCTGCGCCTCGTGCCATCACGTCGGCCGCAACGCGCGCGCAGGCTTTGGCCCGCAGCTGAACGGCATCTTCGGCCGCGCCGCGGGCGGCACCAGCGATTTCCAGTATTCGGAGGCGATGCGCGCTTCAAAGGTGGTGTGGTCGCATGACACGCTGCGTGCCTTCATCCATTCGCCCGGCAAGGTCGTGCCTGGCACCAAGATGCGCTTCTGGGGGCTCAGTGACGACAAGCAGATCAGCGATCTGCTGGCTTACCTGCAGACATTGCAGTAG